The proteins below are encoded in one region of Arthrobacter sp. CJ23:
- a CDS encoding thiamine pyrophosphate-dependent enzyme has protein sequence MDTTPTLVADDAAPLTHEQLRELYSLMAAVRQLDTAAVAWQRQGIIPGYAPELGQEAAQVGSGYAVDKSRDFVFPTYREMGVARAMGLDMVGYMSTHKATWHGGMYNPLESRFAPIQAVVAGSVLHAVGWAHGQTLSGKPAGELGAAMTYFGDGASSQGDVHEAMNFAAVMKAPVVFFIQNNGWAISVPTERQVAGGSVAARAAGYGIPAVQVDGNDVAAVFEATRNAFAHARSGNGPVVIEAMTYRRGPHSTADDPGRYRTLDEERTDAGEDPLERHRARLLADGTADEAFFAAAHQAAQDEEEAIRAGIEALGPRPGSEMFDLVFQETTPALESQAAAWREESEHV, from the coding sequence ATGGATACAACGCCCACCCTCGTAGCCGACGACGCGGCTCCTCTCACGCATGAACAACTGCGTGAGCTGTACTCCCTGATGGCCGCCGTCCGCCAGCTGGACACCGCGGCCGTCGCCTGGCAGCGCCAGGGCATCATCCCCGGCTACGCCCCGGAGCTTGGCCAGGAAGCGGCCCAGGTGGGCAGCGGCTACGCGGTGGATAAGAGCCGCGACTTCGTCTTTCCCACGTACCGCGAAATGGGCGTCGCCCGGGCCATGGGCCTGGACATGGTGGGCTACATGTCCACCCACAAGGCCACCTGGCACGGCGGCATGTACAACCCGCTGGAATCCCGCTTTGCGCCCATCCAGGCGGTCGTGGCCGGTTCCGTGCTCCACGCCGTCGGCTGGGCCCACGGCCAAACCCTGTCCGGAAAGCCTGCCGGCGAACTGGGCGCCGCTATGACGTACTTCGGCGACGGAGCCTCCTCGCAGGGTGATGTCCACGAGGCCATGAACTTCGCCGCCGTCATGAAGGCCCCGGTGGTCTTCTTCATCCAGAACAACGGCTGGGCCATCTCCGTGCCCACCGAACGCCAGGTGGCAGGGGGCTCCGTGGCCGCCCGGGCCGCCGGCTACGGCATCCCCGCGGTGCAGGTGGACGGCAACGACGTGGCGGCGGTGTTCGAGGCCACCCGCAATGCCTTCGCCCACGCCCGCTCCGGCAACGGCCCCGTGGTCATCGAAGCCATGACCTACCGCCGCGGGCCGCACTCCACCGCCGACGACCCCGGCCGCTACCGCACCCTGGACGAGGAACGGACCGACGCAGGCGAGGACCCGCTGGAACGCCACCGTGCCCGGCTGCTGGCCGACGGTACCGCGGACGAGGCGTTCTTCGCCGCGGCGCACCAGGCCGCCCAGGACGAAGAGGAGGCCATCCGCGCCGGGATCGAGGCCCTCGGCCCGCGGCCCGGTTCCGAGATGTTCGATCTCGTCTTCCAGGAAACCACCCCCGCCCTTGAATCCCAGGCCGCCGCGTGGCGCGAGGAGTCCGAACATGTCTGA